In one Vulgatibacter incomptus genomic region, the following are encoded:
- a CDS encoding DUF6909 family protein has protein sequence MDRLPSRIFSDEIDLYTRTYASLLRSTGEVRVRAFEEAHSYSDSSLHAGARALTPDVAAFAYSAARLPACMDSIRLVVMGQSHEIFEAAGFEVGGWETVRTRGRRRPLRWDGGEVLAAFITSTSDIDDLVPILTAYQIEWNKLHHSLSQSTLGQLLQNADASSPVSVAPEELATVLGLDAQGVDTLQAAFGESWDRGIRAIATRRSDLAVRLLAGSFSQYQRASQRWWTGVDAGYLQEESPRRRPVYFVSSNTHSLSNLLGGYAQAHQGEIVDFARRKNPENLAPRLERALASGAADEASNILYYLLRELIHDEHGAAKRLEDVLRFDAESGISTLASPGKIDVTAQIFELSKLRPERIDPRLREEGLERLSKSNAVIVNIDYPLGMAAYHHLSRLGQGVGEIFGVYVMGKAATLNGRVGDAMISTVAYDEHSRNTYLLANCFSAADVQPYMTEGTVLDNQKVLTARGPFLQNRQYMSTFYREGYTVLEMEAGPYLDAIYELVSPGRHPNDQIVHLSNLTPFDVGILHYASDTPYSRRQSLLSKSLSYFGMESTYACAMAIARRILRTEIARLGE, from the coding sequence GTGGATCGCCTGCCCTCCCGCATCTTCAGCGACGAGATCGACCTCTACACGCGCACCTACGCCTCGCTGCTCCGCAGCACCGGCGAGGTCCGCGTCCGCGCCTTCGAGGAGGCGCATAGCTACAGCGACTCGAGCCTCCACGCCGGAGCGCGGGCGCTGACTCCCGACGTCGCGGCCTTCGCCTACAGCGCGGCGCGGCTCCCGGCCTGCATGGACAGCATCCGCCTCGTGGTGATGGGCCAGTCCCACGAGATCTTCGAGGCCGCCGGCTTCGAGGTGGGCGGCTGGGAGACGGTGCGCACACGCGGCCGCAGGCGCCCCTTGCGCTGGGACGGCGGCGAGGTCCTCGCCGCGTTCATCACCAGCACGAGCGACATTGACGATCTGGTGCCGATCCTCACCGCCTACCAGATCGAGTGGAACAAGCTGCATCACTCGCTGAGCCAGAGCACCCTCGGGCAGCTGCTGCAGAACGCCGACGCGTCCTCGCCGGTCTCGGTGGCCCCGGAGGAGCTCGCGACGGTCCTGGGCCTCGACGCCCAGGGCGTGGACACGTTGCAGGCGGCCTTCGGCGAGAGCTGGGATCGGGGGATCCGCGCCATCGCCACGCGGCGGTCGGACCTCGCCGTGAGGCTCCTCGCGGGCTCGTTCTCCCAGTATCAGCGCGCTTCACAGAGATGGTGGACCGGCGTCGACGCGGGCTACCTGCAGGAGGAGAGCCCGAGGCGGCGCCCGGTATACTTCGTTTCCTCCAACACCCACTCGCTGTCGAACCTCCTCGGAGGCTACGCCCAGGCCCACCAGGGCGAGATCGTCGACTTCGCCCGGCGCAAGAACCCGGAGAACCTGGCGCCGCGCCTCGAGAGGGCGCTGGCATCCGGCGCCGCCGACGAGGCGAGCAACATCCTCTACTACCTTCTCCGCGAGCTGATCCACGACGAGCATGGCGCGGCGAAGCGCCTCGAAGACGTGCTCCGCTTCGATGCGGAGAGCGGCATCTCCACCCTGGCGAGCCCCGGCAAGATCGACGTCACCGCCCAGATCTTCGAGCTCTCCAAGCTGCGCCCGGAGCGCATCGACCCGCGCCTGCGCGAAGAGGGCCTCGAGCGGCTCTCGAAGAGCAACGCCGTCATCGTCAACATCGACTATCCGCTCGGCATGGCCGCGTACCACCATCTGTCGCGGCTGGGCCAGGGCGTGGGAGAGATCTTCGGCGTCTACGTTATGGGCAAGGCCGCGACGCTCAACGGCAGGGTCGGCGACGCGATGATCTCCACCGTCGCCTACGACGAGCACTCGCGGAACACCTACCTCCTCGCCAACTGCTTCAGCGCCGCGGACGTGCAGCCGTACATGACGGAGGGCACGGTCCTCGACAACCAGAAGGTCCTCACCGCCCGCGGTCCCTTCCTCCAGAACCGCCAGTACATGAGCACCTTCTACCGCGAGGGCTACACGGTCCTGGAGATGGAGGCGGGCCCCTACCTCGACGCGATCTACGAGCTCGTGAGCCCGGGCCGCCACCCGAACGATCAGATCGTCCACCTGTCGAACCTGACGCCGTTCGACGTGGGCATCCTCCACTACGCGTCGGATACGCCCTACTCGCGCAGGCAGAGCCTGCTCTCGAAGAGCCTCTCGTACTTCGGGATGGAGAGCACCTACGCCTGCGCGATGGCGATCGCGCGGCGGATCCTCCGCACCGAGATCGCACGGCTCGGCGAGTAG
- a CDS encoding CarD family transcriptional regulator, with translation MTASEMRAGDRVVYPKQGVCQVLGLESKEIAGQRLEFVSMTREEDNATILVPVAKVPSIGLRRVADSTEIVDVFDLLASSFDDPELDWKVRHRLHGDLLSAGGILGVAEVLKALQGLANIRPLPPKERERYDAARHLLVAEVAVSLGVPLSTAEDFIDLALLPPPGTVRPAAKPRRLAELPPRPRLPARTRGRRGEGEELEELELEEELEFEEEPIEAEAGEEPEAEAEEPAEEEVEEAGPSRKAAARAPKKAAAEAGKKAPARAKKAAPAKKAEETEAPEKPAAKKPAAKKAAPAEKPAPAKKAAGASKAAKAEAPAARTAPMAEAAAKKPAARKTQK, from the coding sequence ATGACCGCCTCCGAGATGCGCGCGGGCGATCGGGTCGTCTATCCGAAGCAGGGCGTCTGCCAGGTGCTCGGCCTCGAATCCAAGGAGATCGCGGGCCAGCGTCTCGAGTTCGTCTCGATGACGCGGGAGGAGGACAACGCCACCATCCTGGTCCCGGTGGCGAAGGTCCCCTCGATCGGCCTGCGGCGGGTCGCGGACTCGACGGAGATCGTCGACGTCTTCGACCTCCTCGCCTCGTCCTTCGACGATCCCGAGCTCGACTGGAAGGTGCGCCACCGCCTCCACGGCGATCTGCTGAGCGCCGGCGGGATCCTCGGCGTCGCCGAGGTGCTGAAGGCCCTCCAGGGGCTCGCCAACATCCGGCCGCTTCCGCCCAAGGAGCGGGAGCGCTACGACGCGGCTCGGCACCTCCTCGTCGCCGAGGTCGCGGTCTCGCTGGGCGTGCCCCTTTCGACGGCCGAGGACTTCATCGACCTGGCGCTGCTGCCGCCGCCGGGGACGGTCAGGCCTGCCGCCAAGCCTCGCCGCCTCGCCGAGCTCCCGCCGAGGCCCAGGCTGCCGGCTCGCACCAGGGGCCGCCGCGGCGAGGGTGAGGAGCTCGAGGAGCTCGAGCTCGAGGAGGAGCTGGAGTTCGAGGAGGAGCCGATCGAGGCCGAGGCGGGCGAGGAGCCCGAGGCCGAAGCGGAGGAGCCCGCCGAGGAAGAGGTCGAGGAGGCCGGCCCCTCCCGGAAGGCCGCGGCGCGCGCTCCGAAGAAGGCGGCCGCCGAAGCCGGCAAGAAGGCGCCCGCGCGAGCGAAGAAGGCCGCGCCGGCGAAGAAGGCGGAGGAGACCGAGGCGCCGGAGAAGCCCGCTGCCAAGAAGCCTGCCGCGAAGAAGGCCGCCCCTGCGGAGAAGCCCGCTCCGGCGAAGAAGGCGGCCGGCGCGAGCAAGGCCGCGAAGGCCGAGGCTCCTGCGGCCCGCACGGCCCCCATGGCCGAAGCAGCCGCGAAGAAGCCGGCCGCTCGCAAGACCCAGAAGTAG